A region of Deinococcus cellulosilyticus NBRC 106333 = KACC 11606 DNA encodes the following proteins:
- a CDS encoding SDR family NAD(P)-dependent oxidoreductase yields MELTGKKIVVTGAASGIGRALLTLLCEQDVQVVAVDLTAVQPTDFPAPHKILPLVIDLAGKGTTEHILQQAVERMGRVDVFFANAGFAYYETLENPDQDHLERIFQVNVYAAIDAALGMQALNRQKPYRVVITSSAMAYIPLPKYALYSATKAALHAFADSYRWQLSDPRSLVLVYPIATQTGFFGKASARTPLPYPSQTPEEVARAILKGIERNETSIFPSEVFWLGLKLKAVLPFLHRFIQWREQVRR; encoded by the coding sequence ATGGAACTCACAGGCAAAAAAATCGTTGTGACAGGGGCAGCGTCCGGAATTGGACGTGCTCTGCTGACCTTGCTGTGCGAACAAGACGTGCAGGTGGTCGCTGTGGATCTGACTGCTGTACAGCCCACTGATTTCCCTGCTCCCCACAAAATTCTTCCTCTGGTCATAGACCTTGCCGGGAAGGGCACAACAGAGCACATCCTGCAGCAGGCTGTAGAACGGATGGGTCGGGTGGATGTGTTTTTTGCCAATGCAGGCTTTGCCTACTACGAGACCCTGGAAAATCCAGACCAGGACCATTTGGAGCGGATTTTTCAGGTGAATGTGTACGCGGCCATTGATGCTGCGCTGGGCATGCAGGCCCTGAACCGCCAGAAGCCTTACCGGGTGGTGATCACCTCATCAGCAATGGCGTACATTCCACTTCCGAAGTATGCCCTGTATTCGGCCACCAAAGCCGCCCTGCATGCTTTTGCAGACAGTTACCGCTGGCAGCTCTCTGATCCCAGATCGCTGGTGCTGGTCTACCCCATTGCGACCCAGACAGGCTTTTTTGGCAAAGCCAGTGCTCGAACACCCCTTCCCTACCCAAGCCAGACCCCAGAAGAGGTGGCAAGGGCCATCCTGAAGGGCATTGAACGCAACGAAACCTCCATTTTTCCCTCTGAGGTCTTCTGGCTGGGTCTGAAGCTGAAAGCGGTCCTGCCTTTTTTGCACCGTTTCATCCAGTGGAGAGAACAGGTGCGCAGGTAA
- a CDS encoding M48 family metallopeptidase, with product MSPQRHRPYLHQVLVFVAGVYLLAWCGALLLVVVPVVEWISTSTLTPVQVLQMGSGMLLLWITFPRHRPFQPPGPQLHLRDHPRLQALLSEIAEQTHQPLPDEVYLMLDNNAWVQESTFLGFQGKRRMGLGLSLMQQLTVEEFRAVLAHEFGHYHAGDTRMVHLVHGARHAILRILHAQNEGHTPMLHRPFLWYGRLFLQMTQRMSRRQEYAADRIAAQLTSPEIMVQALKKVHDLGATFEAYWQIEVIPVLNLGYQPPILQGYQHYLQGSGLQHHLQDLSEEPEDPYDTHPSFVCRAEALRNLPPTHLKDLTPAALTLLEHPEVLETLVLQHFGGEDASRFQAILWTEVGEKVWVKIWQEQLSLYQGAFWDLTLRTLAGRLDQYGVKHQLLHKLQPWNEPEDEQAWHNLRVQVLLALHRQGWTVQTLPGDPVVCQKQDCSLRVFEDVWNMRSGQLLPAHWLKDLWNAGVDVDAPLTTSKAFMA from the coding sequence ATGTCTCCACAGCGGCACCGCCCATACCTGCATCAGGTCCTGGTGTTCGTCGCCGGGGTGTACCTCCTGGCGTGGTGTGGAGCCCTGCTGCTGGTGGTGGTGCCTGTGGTGGAATGGATCTCCACCTCCACGCTCACTCCTGTTCAGGTGTTGCAGATGGGGTCTGGAATGCTGCTCCTGTGGATCACCTTTCCCAGACACCGGCCCTTTCAGCCTCCAGGGCCACAGTTGCACCTGAGAGATCACCCGAGGCTCCAGGCCTTGCTGTCAGAGATCGCTGAACAGACCCATCAACCCCTGCCAGACGAGGTGTACCTGATGCTGGACAACAATGCCTGGGTGCAGGAAAGCACCTTCCTGGGATTTCAGGGAAAACGCAGGATGGGTCTGGGCCTGTCCCTGATGCAACAGCTGACTGTGGAGGAATTCCGGGCTGTGCTGGCCCACGAATTTGGTCATTACCACGCCGGAGACACCCGCATGGTCCACCTGGTTCATGGGGCACGGCATGCCATTTTGCGCATCCTGCATGCCCAGAATGAAGGCCACACTCCCATGTTGCACAGGCCTTTTCTGTGGTACGGGAGGCTCTTTCTGCAGATGACCCAGCGCATGTCCAGAAGACAGGAGTACGCTGCAGACCGCATTGCTGCCCAGCTGACCAGCCCGGAAATCATGGTGCAGGCCCTGAAAAAAGTGCATGACCTCGGGGCCACCTTCGAGGCCTACTGGCAGATCGAGGTGATTCCTGTGCTGAATCTGGGTTACCAGCCGCCCATCTTGCAGGGCTATCAGCATTACCTGCAGGGTTCTGGCCTTCAACATCACCTGCAGGATCTCTCAGAAGAACCAGAAGACCCCTATGACACCCACCCCAGTTTTGTGTGCCGGGCAGAAGCCCTCAGGAATTTACCCCCAACCCACCTGAAGGACCTCACCCCGGCAGCCCTCACCCTGCTTGAACACCCGGAGGTTCTGGAAACCCTGGTGCTGCAGCATTTCGGTGGTGAAGATGCGTCCCGGTTCCAGGCCATCTTGTGGACCGAAGTGGGAGAAAAAGTCTGGGTGAAGATCTGGCAGGAGCAGCTTTCCCTGTACCAGGGTGCCTTCTGGGACCTCACCCTCCGAACGCTGGCTGGACGGCTGGACCAGTACGGGGTGAAACACCAGCTTCTGCACAAATTGCAACCCTGGAATGAACCCGAAGATGAACAGGCCTGGCACAACCTGAGGGTTCAGGTGCTGCTGGCCCTCCACCGCCAGGGCTGGACGGTTCAGACGCTTCCGGGAGACCCGGTGGTGTGCCAGAAGCAGGACTGTTCCCTGAGGGTCTTTGAAGACGTCTGGAACATGCGCTCAGGCCAGTTGCTGCCTGCCCACTGGCTCAAAGACCTGTGGAATGCAGGTGTGGATGTGGATGCACCACTGACCACCAGCAAAGCCTTTATGGCCTGA
- a CDS encoding SPFH domain-containing protein, protein MESKEIRLISLPGAVMFFVNLAVFAAGLYLFSQEGNGPLWGTLVVVVGFFLLFGNYLVQPNQAVVATLFGRYVGTNRVNGWYWTNPFTSRKSISLRIRNFNSEKLKVNDLHGNPIEIAAVIVWRVVDSAKASFDVESYKDFVAIQSETALRHLAARYPYDDHDTSGLSLRGNADEVVQTLRDELQARLTAAGVEILEARLSHLAYAPEIAHAMLQRQQASAILAARQIIVEGAVGMVQMALTKLSDEHIVELDEERKAQMVSNLLVVLTSERSTQPVINAGSLY, encoded by the coding sequence ATGGAAAGCAAAGAAATTCGTTTGATCAGTTTGCCCGGAGCCGTGATGTTTTTTGTCAATCTGGCGGTTTTTGCAGCAGGCCTTTACCTGTTCAGTCAGGAAGGCAATGGTCCCCTGTGGGGCACCTTGGTGGTGGTGGTGGGGTTCTTCCTGCTGTTCGGGAATTATCTGGTGCAGCCCAACCAGGCCGTGGTTGCCACCCTCTTTGGTCGCTATGTGGGCACCAATCGGGTGAACGGGTGGTACTGGACCAACCCCTTCACCTCCAGAAAGAGCATCTCCCTGCGGATCCGCAACTTCAACAGCGAGAAACTGAAGGTCAACGACCTGCACGGCAACCCCATTGAGATTGCTGCTGTGATCGTCTGGAGGGTGGTGGATTCTGCCAAGGCCAGCTTCGATGTGGAAAGCTACAAGGACTTTGTGGCCATCCAGAGCGAAACAGCGCTGCGCCACCTGGCCGCCCGTTACCCCTACGATGACCATGACACCAGTGGCCTGTCCCTGCGGGGCAATGCCGACGAGGTGGTGCAGACGCTGCGCGATGAGTTGCAGGCCCGCCTGACTGCCGCTGGCGTGGAGATCCTGGAAGCCCGCCTCTCCCACCTGGCTTACGCCCCTGAAATCGCCCATGCCATGCTTCAAAGACAGCAGGCCAGTGCCATTCTGGCGGCCCGTCAGATCATTGTGGAAGGTGCAGTGGGCATGGTGCAGATGGCCCTCACCAAACTTTCCGATGAGCACATTGTGGAGCTTGATGAGGAGCGCAAAGCCCAGATGGTCTCCAACCTGCTGGTCGTCCTCACCTCAGAACGCAGCACCCAGCCAGTGATCAATGCCGGCAGCCTTTACTGA
- a CDS encoding toxin-antitoxin system HicB family antitoxin: MSGRKSFPLRIQPELFDVLERWASDEFRSVNGQIEYLLMEAARKAGRLKTKNSKETKESLDREEEAP; encoded by the coding sequence TTGAGTGGGCGCAAGAGTTTCCCGCTGAGAATCCAGCCCGAGTTGTTTGATGTTCTGGAACGCTGGGCCTCTGATGAGTTCCGCAGTGTCAATGGCCAGATCGAATACCTCCTGATGGAGGCTGCACGCAAAGCAGGACGGCTTAAAACTAAGAACTCTAAAGAAACCAAAGAATCTTTAGATCGTGAAGAGGAGGCACCGTGA
- a CDS encoding CarD family transcriptional regulator — translation MKKYLYNTGDRVVLPPYGVGVVSGISTKCVANTTCSYYQVEFPNGTSKAYVPVESAANLRPALNEKDVPEILNRLTQGRYPLPRQWSARHRKVTDILATGNPFEIATLAAELRRWNIERGLPDLDRQAFRKALKLIGQEISELSTDGVETIRDIIQEELQNDAN, via the coding sequence GTGAAAAAGTACCTTTACAATACAGGTGACCGTGTCGTGCTTCCCCCCTATGGCGTTGGAGTGGTCAGCGGCATCTCCACCAAGTGCGTTGCCAACACCACCTGCTCCTACTACCAGGTGGAATTCCCCAATGGAACCTCCAAGGCCTACGTGCCTGTGGAGTCTGCAGCCAACCTGCGTCCAGCCCTCAACGAGAAGGACGTGCCCGAAATCCTCAACCGCCTGACCCAGGGCCGTTACCCCCTGCCCCGCCAGTGGTCCGCCCGTCACCGCAAGGTCACCGACATCCTCGCCACCGGCAACCCTTTCGAGATTGCCACCCTGGCTGCAGAACTGCGCCGCTGGAACATCGAGCGTGGCCTGCCTGACCTGGACCGCCAGGCCTTCCGCAAAGCCCTGAAGCTGATTGGCCAGGAAATCTCCGAACTGAGCACCGACGGCGTGGAAACCATCCGCGACATCATTCAGGAAGAACTCCAGAACGACGCCAACTGA
- a CDS encoding NUDIX hydrolase — MQRVRAILIEKDHVALIHREKMLEGAPVQYYVFPGGGIEAGETPEEGVRREILEELGLEIEVSSLFAELHGQSHEGFFVCKVRGGTFGTGQGPEFSGLGNGTYTPVWVPLSRLADLPVLPEAVKTRLLETHF; from the coding sequence ATGCAAAGAGTCCGTGCCATCCTGATTGAAAAGGACCATGTTGCCCTGATTCACAGAGAAAAAATGCTGGAGGGTGCTCCGGTGCAGTATTACGTGTTTCCTGGAGGAGGAATTGAGGCAGGGGAGACCCCTGAGGAGGGTGTGCGCAGGGAAATTCTGGAGGAACTGGGGCTGGAAATTGAAGTTTCCTCCCTGTTCGCAGAATTGCATGGACAGTCTCACGAAGGCTTTTTTGTATGCAAGGTCAGAGGAGGCACTTTTGGGACAGGTCAGGGACCGGAGTTCTCAGGCCTGGGAAATGGCACTTATACCCCAGTGTGGGTGCCCCTGAGTCGGCTTGCGGATTTGCCTGTGCTGCCTGAAGCTGTGAAAACCAGGCTGCTGGAGACCCACTTCTGA
- a CDS encoding glutamate-5-semialdehyde dehydrogenase — protein sequence MLKELFTQARVASRTLARANRNHALNAIKKHLAAHIPEILKENSIDVENERQKGTSAALVDRLTLTEKRMEGILEAIDQVIALPDPVGRVLEGWRHPQGMQIEKVTVPFGVIGMIYESRPNVTVDAAILCLKAGSAVILRGSSNALNSNRALVKAMREGLKEAGLNENAISLIDSTDRSSVTELLTARGFVDLVIPRGGAGLINHVVQNAKVPVIETGVGNCHLYVHRDADLNSALKILMNGKTQRPGVCNALETLLVDQEIASAFLPRAVKALRDAGVEVRGDEDTQMYAPGVVAATEEDWSTEFLDLIIAVKVVKGLDEAINHINTYGSQHSEAIVTESLKAAEQFQNEVDAAAVYVNVSTRFTDGFEFGFGAEIGISTQKMHARGPMGLREMVTIQYRIRGEGQVR from the coding sequence ATGCTCAAAGAGCTTTTCACACAAGCCAGAGTCGCCAGTCGCACCCTTGCGCGGGCGAACCGCAATCATGCTTTAAATGCCATCAAAAAACACCTTGCTGCCCACATCCCTGAAATTCTGAAAGAGAACAGCATCGATGTGGAAAACGAACGCCAGAAAGGCACGAGTGCTGCCCTGGTGGACCGTCTGACCCTCACCGAAAAACGCATGGAAGGGATTTTAGAGGCCATTGATCAGGTGATTGCCCTGCCTGATCCGGTGGGCCGCGTTCTTGAAGGGTGGCGTCACCCCCAGGGCATGCAGATTGAGAAAGTGACTGTGCCTTTCGGGGTGATCGGGATGATCTATGAGTCCCGGCCCAACGTGACCGTGGACGCCGCCATCCTGTGCCTCAAAGCAGGGAGTGCTGTGATCCTGCGTGGCAGCAGCAACGCCCTGAACTCCAACCGTGCACTGGTGAAAGCCATGCGCGAGGGCCTGAAAGAAGCTGGCCTCAATGAGAACGCCATTTCCCTGATCGACTCCACCGACCGGTCCAGCGTCACCGAACTGCTGACCGCCAGGGGCTTTGTGGATCTGGTGATTCCCCGGGGAGGTGCAGGCCTGATCAACCATGTGGTGCAGAACGCAAAAGTGCCCGTGATTGAAACCGGGGTGGGCAACTGCCACCTGTACGTGCACCGGGATGCTGACCTGAACAGCGCACTGAAAATCCTGATGAACGGCAAGACCCAGCGTCCAGGCGTGTGCAACGCCCTGGAAACCCTGCTGGTCGATCAGGAGATCGCTTCTGCCTTCCTGCCCAGGGCCGTCAAAGCCCTCAGGGATGCAGGTGTGGAAGTCCGTGGGGATGAGGACACCCAGATGTATGCCCCTGGTGTGGTGGCCGCCACCGAAGAGGACTGGAGCACCGAGTTTCTGGACCTCATCATCGCTGTGAAAGTGGTGAAGGGTCTCGATGAGGCCATCAACCACATCAACACCTACGGTTCCCAGCACAGTGAGGCCATCGTCACCGAGAGCCTGAAAGCCGCCGAGCAGTTCCAGAACGAAGTGGACGCTGCCGCAGTTTATGTGAATGTCTCCACACGTTTCACCGATGGCTTTGAATTTGGTTTCGGGGCCGAGATTGGCATTTCCACCCAGAAAATGCACGCCAGAGGACCGATGGGCCTCAGGGAAATGGTGACCATCCAGTACCGCATCCGGGGAGAAGGGCAGGTCCGATGA
- the proB gene encoding glutamate 5-kinase: MKRRIVLKIGSSSLTDENGRIEPERLQAIASALGTLDAEVAVVSSGAVAAGCGLLNVPRPRTLPEKQALAAVGQAALMQEWAKVFAPHAVAQILLSAGDIQDRKRFVNAKHALEAAFKLGVVPIINENDTVATQELRLGDNDTLSAWVAYLCEAHELILLTDVDGLYTANPRVDPTAKRLSLVENVAEVLHLAGGAGSSRGTGGMHTKLKAAQIASEAGIDTLIIGGGGMGLKAFFEGADTGTRIRAQKHTARRGWILHQPSKGSLFIDSGAEKALRSGKSLLPKGITGIAGDFQYGEIVRLEGEHGPIGQGIVNYAAHEVQRIFRRHTEEIEEILGYKDFDEVVHRNHLALY, encoded by the coding sequence ATGAAACGCAGGATCGTCCTGAAAATTGGCTCCAGCAGCCTGACGGACGAAAACGGACGCATCGAACCTGAGAGGCTGCAGGCCATCGCTTCTGCCCTGGGAACCCTGGACGCAGAAGTTGCGGTGGTGTCCTCTGGAGCGGTGGCTGCAGGATGTGGGCTCCTGAACGTCCCCCGTCCGCGCACCCTCCCTGAAAAGCAGGCTCTGGCTGCTGTGGGTCAGGCTGCACTGATGCAGGAGTGGGCGAAAGTCTTTGCTCCCCATGCCGTGGCCCAGATCCTGCTGAGCGCCGGAGACATCCAGGACCGCAAGCGCTTCGTCAATGCCAAACACGCCCTGGAAGCTGCATTCAAGCTGGGCGTGGTTCCCATCATCAACGAGAACGACACGGTTGCCACACAGGAGTTGCGTCTGGGCGACAACGACACCCTCAGTGCCTGGGTGGCCTACCTGTGCGAGGCCCACGAATTGATCCTCCTCACCGATGTGGACGGACTGTACACGGCAAACCCAAGAGTGGACCCCACTGCAAAACGGCTGTCTCTGGTCGAAAACGTCGCAGAAGTGCTGCACCTCGCAGGAGGCGCAGGCTCATCCAGAGGCACCGGAGGCATGCACACCAAACTGAAAGCCGCACAGATCGCCTCAGAAGCCGGAATTGACACCCTGATCATCGGCGGAGGGGGGATGGGCCTGAAAGCCTTCTTTGAGGGGGCCGACACCGGAACCCGCATCCGTGCCCAGAAACACACGGCACGCAGAGGCTGGATTCTGCATCAGCCCAGCAAAGGCAGCCTGTTCATTGACTCCGGGGCAGAAAAAGCCCTCCGAAGCGGAAAGAGCCTGCTGCCAAAAGGCATCACAGGCATTGCAGGAGACTTCCAGTACGGCGAAATCGTGCGTCTGGAAGGCGAACATGGCCCCATCGGGCAGGGCATCGTCAATTATGCCGCCCATGAGGTGCAGCGCATCTTCCGCAGGCACACCGAAGAAATCGAAGAAATCCTGGGGTACAAGGACTTCGATGAGGTGGTGCACCGGAACCATCTGGCCCTGTACTGA
- a CDS encoding DUF3291 domain-containing protein: protein MQLAQVNIARLLAPIDSPQLADFVSRLDEINALAENTPGFVWRLTGEGNDATSLRPYEDEMIIVNMSVWQDIESLKNYVYKSDHTQVMKERRKWFENMKEAFMVLWWIEDGHIPTVLEARDRLEHLRQHGPTPHAFTFRQTFAPETAETPLAGG, encoded by the coding sequence ATGCAACTCGCACAGGTCAACATTGCCCGTCTGCTGGCCCCCATTGACAGTCCGCAACTCGCCGATTTCGTGTCCAGACTGGATGAGATCAACGCCCTCGCTGAAAACACTCCAGGCTTTGTCTGGCGTCTGACCGGAGAGGGCAACGATGCCACCAGCCTGCGTCCTTATGAAGACGAGATGATCATTGTGAACATGAGCGTCTGGCAGGACATCGAGTCCCTGAAAAATTACGTGTACAAAAGCGACCACACCCAGGTGATGAAAGAGCGCCGCAAGTGGTTCGAGAACATGAAGGAAGCCTTCATGGTGCTGTGGTGGATTGAAGACGGCCACATCCCCACCGTGCTGGAAGCCAGAGACCGCCTGGAACACCTCAGGCAGCATGGCCCCACCCCCCATGCGTTCACTTTCCGGCAGACCTTTGCCCCCGAGACAGCAGAAACCCCCCTTGCTGGGGGGTGA
- a CDS encoding phosphoribosyltransferase family protein produces MPNYALTIGNVTREFPYVRVNANSTLPIVELVGDWELTNAVADEMVKLLPKKFDVLLTSTVSGVPLTHAIAERVKKPYAAARKRRRTYMQDPLIQAVDSMTLGVNETLWLDARQAEKLKGKKVVIIGDVVVTGSTQVALARLTERAGGEVVAYVAAFKQGKSQIDVKAAVELPS; encoded by the coding sequence ATGCCCAACTACGCCCTGACCATCGGGAATGTCACCCGAGAATTTCCCTATGTCCGTGTGAATGCCAACTCCACCCTTCCCATCGTGGAACTGGTGGGAGACTGGGAACTGACCAACGCTGTGGCCGATGAGATGGTCAAACTGCTTCCCAAAAAATTCGATGTTCTGCTGACCAGCACCGTCAGTGGCGTGCCCCTGACACACGCCATTGCAGAACGGGTGAAAAAACCTTACGCTGCAGCGCGCAAGCGCCGCCGCACCTACATGCAAGACCCCCTGATCCAGGCGGTGGACAGCATGACCCTGGGGGTCAATGAGACCCTCTGGCTGGATGCCCGCCAGGCCGAGAAACTCAAAGGCAAAAAGGTGGTCATCATCGGGGATGTGGTGGTGACCGGAAGCACCCAGGTGGCCCTCGCCAGACTCACCGAACGTGCAGGAGGCGAAGTGGTGGCTTACGTTGCAGCGTTCAAACAGGGAAAATCCCAGATTGATGTCAAAGCTGCTGTGGAATTGCCCTCCTGA
- the gltX gene encoding glutamate--tRNA ligase: protein MVVTRIAPSPTGDPHVGTAYQALFDYIWAKKNGGKFIVRIEDTDRSRYNAESEKRILEMFRWLGIPYDEAPDVGGPNAPYRQSERLENYHKYAEQLLEAGQAYYAFETPEELQAIREGLRARNINLGYDGRARSIPLEEARKRVAAGERHVIRLKAPREGSTILRDELRGAISFDNAGVEDAVLIKGDGFPTYHLAVVVDDHLMGVTDVIRGEEWIPSAPIHVVLYQAFGWQEPRWIHMPLLQNPDKTKLSKRKGNTSVEWYRKEGVQPEALLNYLGMMGFSMPDGREIFSLQDLTEAFTFDRISLGGSVFGWDKLKWLNAQYIREVLPFETVAERLQQHLQEHGHAVPNDDFFKGVVKLMLPRIEVFSEFWEKTLFFWTEDYAVNEKAQNNINSGQDVLKALLPRLQALEDFSHGSTHDLFKAYAEEAGLKLGKVMPPVRAAIAGTMESPDMGEMLRLLGKERVVARIRKALL from the coding sequence ATGGTTGTGACTCGCATTGCCCCAAGCCCCACCGGCGATCCACACGTCGGTACGGCCTACCAGGCCCTCTTTGATTACATCTGGGCGAAGAAGAATGGCGGAAAGTTCATTGTCCGCATCGAAGACACCGACCGCAGCCGGTACAACGCCGAGTCTGAAAAACGCATTCTGGAGATGTTCCGCTGGCTGGGCATTCCTTACGATGAAGCGCCCGATGTGGGTGGACCCAACGCCCCCTACCGCCAGAGTGAGCGTCTGGAAAACTACCACAAGTACGCAGAGCAGCTTCTGGAAGCAGGTCAGGCATATTACGCCTTTGAGACCCCTGAAGAACTCCAGGCCATCCGTGAAGGCCTGCGTGCCCGCAACATCAATCTCGGTTACGATGGTCGGGCCAGAAGCATTCCACTTGAAGAGGCCCGCAAGCGTGTGGCTGCCGGAGAGCGTCATGTGATCCGCCTGAAAGCCCCCCGAGAGGGCAGCACCATCCTGCGCGATGAACTGCGTGGAGCCATCAGCTTTGACAATGCAGGGGTGGAAGATGCCGTGCTGATCAAGGGCGATGGTTTCCCCACCTATCACCTTGCTGTGGTGGTGGACGACCACCTGATGGGCGTCACCGATGTGATCCGTGGTGAAGAGTGGATTCCCTCCGCTCCCATCCATGTGGTGCTCTATCAGGCTTTTGGCTGGCAGGAGCCCCGCTGGATTCACATGCCCCTCTTGCAAAACCCGGACAAGACCAAACTGTCCAAACGCAAAGGCAACACCTCTGTGGAGTGGTACAGAAAAGAAGGGGTACAGCCCGAAGCCCTGCTGAACTACCTCGGGATGATGGGTTTCTCCATGCCTGACGGACGGGAAATCTTCAGCCTTCAGGACCTCACGGAAGCCTTCACCTTTGACCGCATCAGCCTGGGGGGCTCGGTGTTTGGCTGGGACAAACTGAAGTGGCTCAATGCCCAGTACATCCGTGAAGTGCTGCCTTTTGAAACTGTGGCAGAGCGTCTTCAACAGCACCTGCAGGAACACGGTCATGCTGTACCCAACGATGATTTCTTCAAGGGTGTGGTCAAACTCATGCTGCCCCGAATTGAAGTGTTCAGTGAGTTCTGGGAGAAGACCCTTTTCTTCTGGACTGAAGATTACGCAGTCAACGAGAAAGCCCAGAACAACATCAACAGTGGCCAGGACGTATTGAAAGCCCTGCTGCCCAGGCTTCAGGCCCTGGAAGACTTCTCCCATGGGTCCACCCATGACCTCTTCAAGGCCTACGCAGAAGAAGCAGGCCTGAAACTCGGCAAGGTGATGCCTCCTGTGCGTGCTGCCATCGCGGGCACCATGGAAAGCCCGGACATGGGAGAAATGTTGCGCCTGCTCGGGAAGGAGCGGGTGGTGGCTCGCATTCGGAAAGCCCTTCTGTAA
- a CDS encoding cytochrome P450 gives MSVPEFHLNINDPDFVRDPYPTLQRLRDEMPVFFDPVWGKHFFARYDDISSILRDRRFGRSILHILSRDELGWPPVDPRQKEFEAFNSTHLLDREPPDHTRLRALVSKAFTPRRVEALTERIQAIVDRTIDGLKQKDSFDYVEEFSEPLPVTVIAELLGVPGEHRHKLRPWSSAIVKLYELGYTEQQQIEANQATIEFSAFLKELAEDRRINPGDDLITALVQVEEEGDRLTEDELIATCILLLNAGHEATVNGSTAGILALMRHPEQFDLLREEAQKEGHTTPLFKTAIEEMLRYDTPLPMFERYVLQDMDFNGVQLKQGQEVCLLYASGNRDPRKFDRADELVLTREQNPHLTFGLGIHYCLGAPLARLELQVSIKTLLRRMPDLQLVQPGAPTEYVGGFVIRGIKNLEVRG, from the coding sequence CTCAGAGATGAAATGCCTGTGTTTTTCGATCCGGTGTGGGGCAAGCATTTCTTTGCCCGTTACGATGACATCTCCAGCATCCTGAGGGACAGACGGTTCGGGCGCAGCATCCTGCACATCCTGTCCCGTGATGAACTGGGTTGGCCTCCAGTGGACCCTCGCCAGAAGGAATTTGAGGCCTTCAACAGCACCCACCTGCTGGACCGTGAGCCTCCAGACCACACCAGGCTCAGGGCACTGGTGTCAAAAGCCTTCACCCCCAGACGGGTGGAAGCCCTGACTGAACGCATTCAGGCCATTGTGGACCGCACCATCGATGGTCTCAAGCAGAAAGACAGCTTCGATTATGTGGAGGAATTCTCGGAGCCTTTGCCTGTAACGGTGATTGCTGAATTGCTGGGTGTGCCCGGGGAGCACCGCCACAAGCTCCGTCCCTGGTCTTCGGCCATTGTGAAACTCTACGAGCTGGGATACACCGAACAGCAGCAGATCGAGGCGAATCAGGCCACCATCGAATTCTCGGCTTTCCTCAAAGAACTTGCAGAGGACCGCAGGATCAATCCCGGAGACGACCTGATCACCGCTCTGGTGCAGGTGGAGGAAGAAGGGGACAGGCTCACCGAGGATGAACTGATTGCCACCTGCATCCTGCTCCTCAACGCGGGCCACGAGGCCACCGTCAATGGCAGCACTGCAGGCATTCTGGCCCTGATGCGCCACCCGGAGCAGTTTGACCTGCTCAGAGAAGAAGCCCAGAAAGAGGGGCACACCACCCCCCTCTTCAAGACCGCCATTGAAGAGATGCTCCGGTATGACACCCCTCTGCCGATGTTTGAGCGTTATGTGCTGCAGGACATGGATTTTAATGGGGTGCAACTCAAGCAAGGGCAGGAGGTCTGTTTGCTGTACGCTTCGGGGAACCGGGACCCCAGAAAATTTGACAGGGCAGATGAACTGGTCCTCACCCGTGAACAGAACCCCCACCTGACCTTTGGACTGGGCATCCACTACTGCCTGGGCGCACCTCTGGCCCGGCTGGAACTGCAGGTGTCCATCAAGACCCTCCTCAGGCGCATGCCTGACCTGCAACTGGTCCAGCCAGGTGCCCCCACCGAGTATGTGGGAGGGTTTGTGATCCGGGGGATCAAGAACCTCGAAGTCCGGGGTTAA